Proteins from a single region of Malaclemys terrapin pileata isolate rMalTer1 chromosome 25, rMalTer1.hap1, whole genome shotgun sequence:
- the LOC128829173 gene encoding proto-oncogene Wnt-3, which produces MPSVAEGVKLGIQECQHQFRGRRWNCTTIDDSLAIFGPVLDKATRESAFVHAIASAGVAFAVTRSCAEGTSTICGCDSHHKGPPGDGWKWGGCSEDADFGVLVSREFADARENRPDARSAMNRHNNEAGRTTILDHMHLKCKCHGLSGSCEVKTCWWAQPDFRAIGDYLKDKYDSASEMVVEKHRESRGWVETLRAKYALFKPPTERDLVYYENSPNFCEPNPETGSFGTRDRTCNVTSHGIDGCDLLCCGRGHNTRTEKRKEKCHCIFHWCCYVSCQECIRIYDVHTCK; this is translated from the exons ATGCCCAGTGTGGCCGAGGGGGTGAAGCTGGGGATCCAGGAGTGTCAGCACCAGTTCCGAGGCCGGCGCTGGAACTGCACCACCATCGACGACAGCCTGGCCATCTTCGGGCCAGTCCTGGACAAAG CTACGCGAGAGTCCGCCTTTGTCCACGCCATTGCTTCGGCCGGTGTGGCCTTCGCTGTCACCCGCTCCTGTGCTGAGGGCACCTCCACCATCTGCGGCTGCGACTCGCACCACAAGGGACCCCCGGGTGATGGTTGGAAATGGGGGGGCTGCAGTGAGGATGCTGACTTTGGCGTTCTGGTTTCCCGGGAGTTTGCAGATGCCCGAGAGAACCGTCCAGATGCCCGATCAGCCATGAACAGACACAATAATGAAGCAGGCAGAACG ACGATCCTGGATCACATGCACCTAAAGTGTAAGTGTCATGGCCTCTCAGGAAGTTGTGAGGTGAAGACCTGCTGGTGGGCACAGCCAGATTTTCGGGCAATTGGTGACTACCTGAAGGACAAGTATGACAGCGCCTCTGAGATGGTGGTGGAGAAGCACCGTGAGTCCCGGGGCTGGGTGGAAACCCTACGGGCCAAGTATGCCCTCTTCAAACCCCCAACCGAGCGAGACCTGGTATACTATGAGAATTCCCCCAATTTCTGTGAGCCCAACCCAGAGACTGGCTCCTTCGGGACCAGGGACAGAACATGCAATGTCACCTCCCACGGCATCGACGGATGCGACTTGCTGTGCTGTGGGCGCGGCCACAACACCAGGACTGAGAAGCGGAAAGAGAAATGCCACTGCATCTTTCACTGGTGCTGCTACGTGAGCTGCCAGGAGTGCATCCGCATCTACGACGTCCACACCTGCAAGTAA